From the genome of Halobellus litoreus, one region includes:
- a CDS encoding BCCT family transporter — protein MSADDRNYVEKFRSETNPIVFAGGVLLTVAIIAALGAKPAVTGEFLSSANSWVVSNLGWFYLWVIFLAFVFAIFLLLGPWGQIKLGSPDEEPEFSYWKYFVMMFTAGMAGGLAFWGPGEGLVHYSTAPPLLEAGAGTQEIMPGALQYAIFHTGLSPWSVYVVFGVVIAFFAYRRGASLRPAVLLAPFIGADNLDGFLGKSVDILITVISVAGITVSFGAGITQLLSGLGYNWGIEVGDIGTVVITLLATIVVTTSASLGIRRGIRRLATFNIYLFIGLMLSVLIFGPLTFLLNLGTLTVSSYFTNFIEMSLFIGSSPEAVQWLSSWTLFFWPWWLSFGPMIGIFIARISRGRKIREVVFAALVVAFAITVPWFVTMSGTSIWLQSTGQADLMAVFGEYGVEAIGFSLFEALMPFPQVFSALFLLLVFSFLATTIDSSTLSVAMLTVDGNEDPSTINRVIWGVLIGLLTSILMVVGGFGALQAFIILVGLPSAILCAVALIGMTIEFEREFPVILSSKTWEMQSEEVSTEAREQKLAGDADD, from the coding sequence ATGAGTGCAGACGATAGAAACTATGTAGAAAAGTTCCGTTCTGAAACCAATCCCATAGTTTTTGCAGGGGGCGTATTACTGACAGTCGCGATAATCGCAGCACTGGGCGCAAAGCCGGCTGTCACCGGAGAATTCCTTTCATCGGCCAATTCTTGGGTTGTCTCGAACCTAGGTTGGTTCTATCTCTGGGTGATTTTCCTAGCCTTCGTGTTCGCAATATTCCTCCTCTTAGGCCCGTGGGGACAAATCAAGCTGGGGTCTCCAGATGAAGAACCGGAGTTCTCTTACTGGAAGTATTTCGTAATGATGTTTACAGCCGGAATGGCTGGCGGCCTCGCCTTCTGGGGACCAGGGGAAGGTCTCGTCCATTATAGTACAGCACCACCATTACTGGAGGCAGGTGCTGGGACACAGGAGATTATGCCCGGTGCGTTACAGTATGCGATCTTCCACACCGGCCTCTCTCCGTGGTCTGTATACGTGGTTTTTGGAGTAGTAATAGCGTTCTTCGCGTACCGCCGAGGAGCCTCACTCAGACCTGCAGTCCTCTTAGCACCATTCATCGGTGCTGATAATTTAGATGGCTTCCTCGGAAAATCCGTTGACATCCTAATCACGGTGATTTCTGTCGCTGGTATCACCGTATCATTCGGAGCGGGCATCACACAACTCCTGTCAGGACTCGGTTACAACTGGGGAATTGAGGTAGGAGACATCGGCACGGTCGTGATCACATTGTTAGCTACGATCGTTGTCACAACTTCGGCGTCGCTCGGCATCAGACGTGGCATCCGGCGATTAGCCACCTTCAACATCTACCTCTTCATCGGATTGATGCTCTCGGTGCTAATATTTGGTCCACTGACGTTCCTTCTAAACCTTGGGACACTAACAGTTTCAAGCTACTTTACCAACTTCATCGAAATGAGCCTATTTATCGGCTCCAGTCCAGAAGCGGTTCAATGGCTTAGCAGTTGGACGCTGTTCTTCTGGCCCTGGTGGCTCTCATTTGGGCCGATGATCGGGATATTCATCGCCCGCATCTCGCGTGGCAGAAAGATCCGGGAAGTCGTGTTCGCTGCGTTGGTCGTAGCGTTCGCTATAACTGTCCCGTGGTTCGTCACGATGAGTGGAACCTCTATATGGCTTCAATCAACCGGTCAGGCTGATTTAATGGCGGTTTTCGGCGAGTATGGTGTAGAAGCGATAGGATTCAGTCTGTTCGAGGCGTTGATGCCGTTCCCTCAAGTCTTCTCAGCGCTATTTCTTCTACTGGTGTTCAGCTTTTTAGCGACGACTATTGACTCGTCAACACTTAGCGTAGCGATGCTTACTGTTGACGGAAATGAAGATCCATCGACCATCAATCGAGTTATATGGGGTGTCTTGATTGGTCTGCTCACATCGATCTTGATGGTAGTTGGCGGGTTCGGAGCGCTTCAAGCCTTCATCATCCTTGTTGGCCTCCCGTCTGCTATTCTCTGTGCTGTTGCATTAATCGGAATGACAATCGAATTCGAACGAGAATTCCCGGTCATTCTATCGAGTAAAACATGGGAAATGCAAAGTGAAGAAGTGAGTACAGAGGCAAGAGAACAGAAATTAGCTGGTGACGCTGATGATTGA